TTTCGCGGAACTTGTCATGTTTTGCGACGCTGTCCTTGGAAATCCCGACGATTTCGCATCCCGCTTCTTTAAATGCCTGCAAGTGTTCGGTAAATCCGATCGCTTGCTTGGTGCATCCAGAGGTGTCGTCCTTGGGATAGAAGTACAAGACCACCTTGGCGGGACGAAGGGCCGACAGCGTCACACTGTCACCGCCATCGCGCGGAAGGGTGAAATCAGGGGCCATATCGCCAATCTGTGTCATAGGGGGCGTCCTTTGGTGTAGAATTGATGTGTCCCCAAGGTTAGGGCGCTGTATGTAAAGATAAAGGCCCAAACGCAACAGCTTGCGCCTGCTGATGAAAGATGAGGTGGCATGGTCGACGACGCCACGCAGATCAAGGACGAGGACACCCCCCCTGAGGCCGACGCCGCAGGGGAAGGAAAACCTCAACCTAAGCGTGTCAAAC
Above is a window of Litoreibacter janthinus DNA encoding:
- the bcp gene encoding thioredoxin-dependent thiol peroxidase, with the protein product MTQIGDMAPDFTLPRDGGDSVTLSALRPAKVVLYFYPKDDTSGCTKQAIGFTEHLQAFKEAGCEIVGISKDSVAKHDKFREKHALGIILASDAENDVCEQYGVWKEKSMYGKIYMGIERSTFLIGSDGKILQEWRKVRVPGHVEAVLEAARSV